A part of Hippea maritima DSM 10411 genomic DNA contains:
- a CDS encoding YifB family Mg chelatase-like AAA ATPase translates to MFVKLNSALVVGIEARPVTIEIDATRGLPSLNIIGLAQGAAKESKDRAIHALSNSGIKLPPKKITISLAPADLKKEGSGFDLPIAVGLSIISLDLKLNLDGYLFASELSLDGKLRGINGIFPIGVFAKEKGLKLIVSKDNAKEAALTGACVFGFDHLLEVLSFLKGEIERDAEKTDIDFASNYDDMPDFSSVKGQLKVKRAVIIAVAGFHNILLVGPPGVGKSMIAKRIPSIMPKMNEKEVLETTKIYSVCGLLDKDKPLMFHRPFRAPHTGASDVSLIGGGAKALPGEITLAHNGVLFLDEFAEFKRNVIESLRQPLEDGKITVSRATAKVTYPARFLLVAAMNPCPCGYYGSKKRTCSCTIAQINKYRAKLSGPILDRIDLQVNVPEIDYEKLAFKDKDMDSASMREIVESVVDIQRKRFKDEPIDYNAQMEQMHIERFCSLDDESYRILNLASERFGFSARSYSKILKIARTIADIEQESKIRPSHIKEAISYRILDWDV, encoded by the coding sequence ATGTTTGTTAAGCTAAACAGCGCCCTTGTTGTAGGGATTGAGGCGAGACCTGTTACCATAGAGATAGATGCAACCCGAGGTCTGCCTTCGTTGAATATTATAGGACTTGCCCAAGGTGCAGCTAAGGAGAGCAAGGATAGAGCGATACATGCACTTTCCAATAGTGGCATAAAACTTCCACCCAAAAAAATCACAATAAGCTTAGCCCCCGCTGATTTAAAAAAAGAGGGTTCAGGTTTTGATTTACCTATAGCTGTTGGTCTTTCTATAATTTCTTTGGACTTGAAACTTAACCTTGATGGTTATCTTTTTGCCTCAGAACTGTCCTTGGATGGCAAGCTTAGGGGTATAAATGGCATATTCCCGATAGGTGTATTTGCTAAAGAGAAGGGTTTAAAGCTTATTGTTAGTAAGGATAATGCAAAAGAGGCAGCCCTTACAGGGGCTTGTGTGTTTGGCTTTGACCATTTGCTTGAGGTTTTGTCTTTTTTGAAGGGCGAAATAGAAAGGGATGCAGAGAAGACTGATATAGATTTTGCCTCCAACTATGATGATATGCCCGATTTCTCTTCGGTCAAAGGCCAACTAAAGGTTAAAAGGGCTGTGATCATAGCTGTGGCTGGCTTTCACAATATTTTACTTGTTGGTCCACCGGGTGTTGGAAAGAGTATGATAGCCAAAAGAATTCCCTCCATAATGCCCAAAATGAATGAGAAAGAGGTGTTGGAAACCACCAAGATTTATAGTGTATGCGGTCTATTGGATAAGGATAAGCCATTGATGTTTCATCGTCCATTTAGAGCACCCCATACAGGCGCCAGTGATGTTAGCTTAATTGGTGGCGGAGCGAAGGCTTTGCCTGGTGAGATAACGCTTGCACACAACGGGGTTTTGTTCTTGGACGAGTTTGCTGAATTTAAGCGCAATGTGATAGAGTCTTTGAGACAGCCCCTTGAGGATGGCAAGATAACTGTATCGAGGGCAACTGCAAAGGTCACATATCCTGCTCGATTTTTGCTTGTTGCTGCCATGAATCCCTGTCCGTGTGGCTATTATGGCTCTAAAAAGAGAACCTGCTCCTGCACTATTGCTCAGATAAATAAATATCGAGCAAAACTCTCAGGCCCTATTTTGGATAGGATAGACCTTCAAGTAAATGTGCCAGAAATTGATTATGAAAAATTAGCATTTAAAGATAAGGATATGGACTCTGCCTCCATGAGAGAAATAGTTGAGAGTGTTGTTGATATTCAGAGAAAAAGGTTTAAAGATGAGCCAATAGATTACAATGCTCAGATGGAGCAGATGCACATTGAGAGATTTTGTTCTTTGGATGATGAGTCCTATCGCATATTAAATTTGGCTTCAGAGCGGTTTGGTTTTTCTGCAAGGAGCTATTCAAAGATATTGAAGATTGCTAGGACTATAGCAGATATCGAGCAAGAGAGTAAGATAAGACCATCACATATAAAAGAGGCCATCTCGTATCGCATACTAGACTGGGATGTCTAA
- a CDS encoding penicillin-binding protein 1A → MKRFLKGLFRFFLYVFLIVFLIALVAGGVYFGSVYMGVKKDFNKVVSVNMLPLPTKVYSSDKKLIAKFGLQNRIPVKLKDVSPWMRYAILAAEDARFYEHGAIDLVGIARALVVDVLKGKIVQGGSTITQQLVKNVYLTPARTIDRKVKEIILAYRIEKEMSKDKILQLYLNTVYFGDGAWGVEAAARTYFDKHAKELTISESAMLAGLVAAPSYYNPYKHPQRARKRTIYVLRRMYENHFISLSQYKKAMNAKIVLIKPSANLFGLIVAPYFTDYVRNWLIDKYGEEVVYKSGLSVYTTLNTTLQRFAFIAVKSGVLSIKKKYDGLQAALVAMDPKTGYVKALVGGFDYSKSQFNRALQAKRQPGSSFKPIIYLTALTEGYLPDDTIADMPVVFRFNGKEWRPQNYERVFHGTVTLKYALTHSVNVATINLLNSVGIGNVVSMAHQLGIEEKIPHNLSIALGSLSVKPIEMVRAYAAFDNYGLLPKPIFVTKVTDKYGRVIYQAKPRLRRVFDDVDGYILTGMLKDVILYGTGRAARIIKRPLAGKTGTTNNYRDAWFIGYSPDLVCGVWVGYDDNRMIFKGATGARAALPIWIKFMSNALEGQPIKDFPIPRGITKDIIDMVNSPPQNPEDLQKDKPTIQQLYENAIQ, encoded by the coding sequence ATGAAAAGATTTTTAAAGGGCTTGTTTAGGTTTTTTTTATACGTGTTTTTAATAGTTTTTCTTATAGCTTTGGTAGCCGGTGGTGTATATTTTGGCTCGGTCTATATGGGGGTTAAAAAGGATTTTAATAAAGTTGTAAGTGTAAATATGCTTCCTCTTCCAACAAAGGTTTACTCATCTGATAAAAAACTTATAGCTAAGTTTGGCCTTCAAAATAGAATTCCTGTAAAACTTAAAGACGTTTCACCTTGGATGAGGTATGCTATTTTGGCTGCAGAGGATGCAAGGTTCTATGAACATGGTGCAATAGATTTAGTTGGTATCGCAAGGGCTTTGGTTGTAGATGTTTTGAAAGGAAAGATAGTTCAAGGGGGAAGCACCATAACCCAGCAGTTGGTTAAAAATGTCTATCTGACACCAGCAAGAACCATTGATAGGAAGGTTAAAGAGATAATACTGGCCTACAGGATAGAAAAGGAGATGAGCAAAGATAAGATACTGCAGCTCTATCTAAATACGGTTTACTTTGGTGATGGAGCTTGGGGCGTTGAGGCTGCCGCAAGAACGTACTTTGATAAACATGCCAAGGAATTAACAATTAGCGAGTCTGCTATGCTTGCTGGTTTGGTAGCTGCACCAAGTTATTATAACCCCTACAAACATCCTCAAAGGGCAAGAAAAAGAACTATATATGTTTTAAGAAGGATGTATGAAAATCATTTTATAAGCCTATCTCAGTATAAAAAGGCCATGAATGCAAAGATTGTCCTAATAAAACCATCTGCCAATCTGTTTGGACTCATTGTGGCTCCATATTTTACCGATTATGTAAGAAATTGGCTTATAGATAAATATGGTGAGGAAGTTGTATATAAAAGTGGACTAAGTGTTTATACAACCCTTAATACAACCCTCCAGCGTTTTGCATTTATAGCTGTAAAAAGCGGGGTTCTTTCGATAAAAAAGAAATATGACGGTTTGCAGGCAGCTTTGGTTGCTATGGATCCAAAAACGGGCTATGTTAAAGCTTTGGTTGGCGGCTTTGATTACTCTAAAAGTCAATTTAACAGGGCATTGCAGGCAAAAAGGCAACCTGGTAGCTCCTTTAAGCCGATAATTTATCTTACCGCATTAACAGAGGGTTATCTTCCAGACGATACTATAGCCGATATGCCGGTTGTTTTTAGATTTAACGGTAAGGAGTGGAGGCCACAAAACTATGAACGTGTGTTCCACGGTACAGTTACGCTAAAATATGCCCTGACACACTCGGTTAACGTTGCCACGATTAATCTACTCAATAGTGTTGGAATAGGTAATGTCGTAAGTATGGCACATCAATTGGGGATAGAAGAAAAAATTCCTCACAATTTATCTATAGCATTGGGTTCTTTGAGTGTAAAACCAATAGAGATGGTAAGGGCCTATGCTGCTTTCGATAATTATGGATTACTTCCCAAGCCTATATTTGTAACCAAAGTGACAGATAAATATGGTAGAGTTATATATCAAGCGAAACCCAGGTTAAGAAGGGTTTTTGATGATGTGGATGGATATATTTTAACCGGTATGTTAAAAGATGTGATTCTGTATGGTACAGGTAGGGCGGCACGTATTATAAAAAGGCCTTTGGCTGGAAAAACTGGAACGACAAATAACTATAGGGATGCATGGTTTATAGGTTATTCACCCGACTTGGTATGCGGCGTTTGGGTGGGTTATGATGATAATAGAATGATATTTAAGGGTGCCACTGGGGCAAGGGCAGCTTTGCCAATATGGATAAAGTTCATGTCCAATGCCTTAGAAGGTCAGCCGATTAAGGATTTTCCGATACCCAGAGGTATAACAAAAGATATCATAGATATGGTAAACTCACCCCCACAAAACCCTGAGGATTTACAGAAAGATAAACCCACAATCCAGCAGTTGTATGAAAATGCAATCCAGTGA
- the coaD gene encoding pantetheine-phosphate adenylyltransferase has translation MSEVIALVPGTFDPITNGHIDIVKRAKKIFDKIIVAVAVNAGKNPFFNFDERVELTKRVVELDEELHGVEVAGVKGLLVDFAKKENAKVVVRGLRAVSDFEYELQMAFMNRRLNKEVEMVYMMPYIKYSFLSSSIVKDVFFNGGDISKFVPEIVIKAMKKKLSERRG, from the coding sequence ATGAGTGAAGTTATAGCTTTGGTGCCTGGAACATTCGATCCTATTACAAACGGCCATATAGACATCGTAAAAAGAGCCAAAAAGATATTTGATAAAATTATTGTTGCAGTGGCTGTGAATGCAGGTAAAAATCCGTTTTTTAATTTTGATGAAAGAGTTGAGCTTACCAAAAGAGTAGTTGAGTTAGATGAAGAACTTCATGGAGTTGAGGTTGCAGGGGTGAAAGGGCTTTTGGTTGATTTTGCAAAGAAAGAAAATGCTAAAGTTGTGGTTAGGGGCTTAAGGGCTGTATCGGATTTTGAATACGAACTTCAAATGGCATTTATGAATAGGCGTCTTAATAAAGAGGTTGAAATGGTCTACATGATGCCGTATATAAAATATTCATTTTTAAGTTCTTCTATTGTGAAGGATGTGTTTTTCAACGGAGGAGATATATCTAAATTTGTTCCAGAGATTGTTATAAAAGCAATGAAGAAAAAATTGTCCGAAAGGAGAGGATAG
- a CDS encoding RluA family pseudouridine synthase, translating to MQSSEIVIERIDEVYVDKRVDKVVSEILEIPRNQVQNYIKDGFIKVCSRFISKSYKLKYGDCLSIIIPPPKNNKIEPNDAPIKILFEDEDVVVVEKPAGIVVHPGAACEDVSVVSALKYRGVRLSSIGAPLRGGVVHRIDKDTSGVIVLAKNDRAHFFLAKQFFEHSIERRYIGVVGCHLKQNSGEIDKPIGRHPKNRKLFAVVENGKEAITFYKLLKRLENYDVVMFKLQTGRTHQIRVHMKYLGCPLVGDATYGGVLKEIKRQALHAFVLGFRHPWSGKFLKFYSKLPEDMRVLIGG from the coding sequence ATGCAATCCAGTGAAATAGTTATAGAGAGAATTGATGAGGTTTATGTAGATAAAAGGGTAGATAAAGTAGTCTCAGAGATTCTGGAAATTCCAAGAAATCAAGTACAGAATTATATAAAAGATGGTTTTATAAAAGTATGCAGTAGGTTTATATCTAAAAGCTATAAACTAAAGTATGGGGATTGCCTTAGTATAATAATACCACCTCCAAAAAATAACAAAATAGAGCCAAATGACGCCCCAATAAAAATTCTTTTTGAGGATGAGGATGTTGTTGTGGTTGAAAAACCTGCAGGTATTGTAGTGCATCCAGGGGCTGCCTGTGAGGATGTGAGTGTTGTCTCTGCTTTGAAGTATAGGGGGGTTCGGTTATCAAGTATAGGAGCACCTCTTAGGGGTGGTGTAGTGCATAGAATAGACAAAGATACAAGTGGAGTAATAGTGCTTGCTAAAAACGATAGGGCGCATTTTTTCCTTGCAAAACAGTTTTTTGAGCATTCAATAGAAAGAAGGTATATTGGCGTTGTAGGTTGTCATCTTAAGCAAAATAGTGGCGAAATAGATAAACCCATTGGCAGACACCCAAAAAACAGGAAACTGTTTGCCGTGGTTGAAAACGGTAAAGAGGCAATAACATTTTACAAGCTTTTAAAAAGACTTGAAAATTACGATGTGGTTATGTTTAAATTACAAACAGGTAGAACTCATCAGATAAGGGTTCATATGAAATATTTGGGTTGCCCGCTTGTCGGTGATGCTACTTATGGTGGGGTTTTGAAAGAAATTAAAAGACAAGCCCTGCATGCTTTTGTATTGGGTTTTAGGCATCCATGGAGTGGTAAATTTTTAAAGTTTTATTCTAAACTGCCTGAGGATATGAGGGTTTTAATTGGAGGTTAG
- the rsmD gene encoding 16S rRNA (guanine(966)-N(2))-methyltransferase RsmD: MRIIAGKLKYKRLYFKKNQNLRPTRNIVKKSFFDTMRGLIEGCVFLDLFAGSGSVGMEALSRGAKRVVFVDSSNDSVSLIRKNTNNFDNVDVIKSDAEKFLDNPLVRSAGVVYVDPPYAFDVEVFLEKLFKVVNRNAIVCVEHDKKRHLRGDFGLFKCFKSKNFGKNTLDYFGVVDE; the protein is encoded by the coding sequence ATGAGAATAATAGCAGGTAAGTTAAAATATAAAAGGCTTTATTTTAAAAAGAATCAAAATCTAAGACCTACACGTAATATTGTAAAGAAATCGTTCTTCGATACCATGAGGGGATTAATTGAGGGTTGTGTATTTTTAGATTTGTTTGCTGGTAGCGGATCTGTGGGTATGGAAGCTCTTTCAAGGGGGGCAAAAAGGGTTGTTTTTGTTGATAGTTCCAATGATAGTGTTTCCTTGATAAGAAAAAATACAAACAATTTTGATAATGTTGATGTTATAAAGTCTGATGCAGAGAAGTTTTTGGATAATCCTCTTGTAAGGAGCGCTGGTGTTGTTTATGTTGATCCTCCATACGCCTTTGATGTTGAGGTATTTTTGGAGAAGCTGTTTAAGGTTGTCAATAGAAATGCTATAGTGTGTGTAGAGCATGACAAAAAAAGACATCTGAGGGGTGATTTTGGGTTATTTAAGTGTTTCAAAAGCAAAAACTTTGGGAAAAATACACTGGATTACTTTGGGGTGGTAGATGAGTGA
- a CDS encoding tetratricopeptide repeat protein — MADEDRLKDQESFDNDEEVIIIEDEEEQKEQPEETEQEEEKHLEAEEVEELEKPKSNLWVYVGVAAAILIIVAVALFFTLHKKKPQSKKPEKTLVKTEKSKPKPKPKLKPKKPVAYNPVVDAHFIKAMRLQQKGKYKEALKQLKQATVDLYISYYGIAYVYLQMGEVEKAKEYLFDKTKNYLILAVHNNPNYINGYVNLFRIYMAQKNYKDALSMINALRVKGLDEKDVKLMQAYYNFVKDNSSQSIFELIKQYPNSPLLLGLAGDYYLKNNQPEEALKYFEKAIRLYPLGSVYYNIALINTQNGRYKSALRLIPKMYYMDIDKIRCKNYMAFFLLLRDSKFDAANRFLNLNKQYFDGCYRHFEIIPKVYSDLDVSSYSIRSNFNFILAAEILNMYLKPIKLIPEKANSNIKLGMVYQNLGLSEDAANEFYKAASFSEAVLLSQYASKYYALGDYKKSLKYYKLALDKTPTNPLLIYNVAIMSLKNHDIKTASDMLSQLILTYPAFPLPYLGMFIVKQIEGKHMDAIKYLGSFSQRLKSLDYATQKKLNALSVFSDYIIDRINFSQEKLKALSQPQKRVFLLFEAALGQDLDYLSIEKAFERAIGIGWNPSSLVSLCEYFFKNYDNDFIKRLMATMYLLNGQPQKAYQAMYNVKVYTAEDYYKLGVAYLLSGYPEIADNFFTKSILKGDNFYNAYVAKAIIQASKGSLVGVKYYLKIILKKEAKLAWLNTDVFLSYDIRLKK; from the coding sequence ATGGCTGACGAAGACAGGTTGAAAGACCAAGAGTCTTTTGATAATGATGAAGAAGTAATAATTATTGAGGATGAAGAAGAGCAAAAAGAGCAGCCTGAAGAGACGGAGCAAGAAGAAGAGAAGCATTTAGAAGCAGAAGAAGTAGAAGAGCTTGAAAAACCAAAGAGCAATCTATGGGTTTATGTGGGTGTGGCCGCAGCTATTTTGATTATAGTTGCGGTTGCACTTTTTTTTACTCTCCATAAGAAAAAGCCACAATCCAAGAAGCCAGAAAAAACTTTAGTAAAAACTGAAAAATCCAAACCAAAACCCAAACCCAAATTAAAACCCAAAAAACCTGTAGCTTATAATCCTGTAGTTGATGCCCATTTTATAAAAGCAATGAGACTTCAACAGAAAGGTAAATATAAAGAGGCCCTGAAGCAACTAAAACAAGCAACGGTTGATTTGTATATTTCATATTATGGCATTGCATATGTGTATTTACAGATGGGCGAGGTTGAAAAAGCAAAAGAATATTTATTTGATAAAACTAAAAACTACTTAATACTTGCTGTTCATAATAATCCAAACTACATAAATGGTTATGTAAACTTATTTAGAATATATATGGCTCAGAAAAACTACAAAGATGCCCTGAGTATGATAAATGCGCTAAGGGTTAAGGGGTTGGATGAGAAGGATGTGAAGCTTATGCAGGCATATTATAACTTTGTTAAAGATAACAGTTCTCAAAGTATTTTTGAGCTTATTAAACAATATCCAAACTCACCTTTACTTTTGGGTTTGGCTGGTGATTATTACCTAAAGAACAATCAGCCGGAAGAGGCATTGAAATACTTTGAAAAAGCTATAAGACTTTATCCATTGGGCAGTGTTTATTATAATATAGCCTTAATAAATACACAAAACGGCAGGTATAAATCGGCTTTGAGACTTATACCAAAAATGTACTATATGGATATAGATAAGATTCGGTGTAAAAACTATATGGCATTTTTCCTTCTTCTTAGAGACTCTAAATTCGATGCGGCCAATAGATTTCTAAATCTAAACAAGCAATATTTTGATGGCTGTTATAGGCATTTTGAGATAATACCCAAGGTTTATTCCGATTTGGATGTTTCAAGCTACTCCATCCGTTCAAATTTTAACTTTATATTGGCTGCAGAGATACTCAATATGTATCTGAAACCAATAAAACTAATACCAGAGAAGGCAAATTCAAACATAAAATTGGGTATGGTTTATCAGAATCTGGGATTATCTGAGGATGCCGCTAATGAATTTTATAAAGCTGCCTCTTTTTCGGAGGCTGTTCTTTTGAGCCAATATGCAAGCAAATACTATGCATTGGGTGATTATAAAAAATCTTTGAAATATTATAAATTAGCATTGGATAAAACACCAACAAACCCGCTTTTAATCTACAATGTTGCAATAATGAGCCTGAAAAACCATGATATCAAGACAGCAAGCGATATGTTGAGCCAGCTTATATTAACTTATCCTGCCTTTCCTTTGCCTTATTTAGGCATGTTTATCGTAAAACAGATAGAAGGCAAACATATGGATGCTATAAAATACCTTGGTAGCTTTTCTCAAAGATTAAAATCGTTGGATTACGCCACTCAAAAGAAACTTAACGCTCTATCTGTGTTTTCGGATTATATTATAGACAGGATAAACTTTAGCCAGGAAAAACTTAAAGCTTTGAGTCAACCACAGAAAAGGGTGTTTTTACTTTTTGAGGCTGCTTTAGGGCAAGATTTGGATTATTTATCTATAGAAAAGGCATTTGAGAGGGCGATAGGAATTGGGTGGAATCCGAGTAGTTTGGTCAGCCTGTGTGAATATTTTTTTAAAAATTACGATAATGATTTCATAAAGAGGCTTATGGCAACCATGTATTTACTCAATGGTCAGCCTCAAAAAGCCTATCAAGCAATGTATAATGTTAAAGTTTATACAGCAGAGGATTATTACAAACTTGGTGTGGCATACTTGCTGAGCGGATATCCAGAAATAGCGGACAACTTCTTTACAAAGTCTATCTTGAAAGGAGATAATTTCTATAATGCATATGTTGCCAAGGCTATTATTCAGGCATCTAAGGGAAGCCTTGTTGGTGTTAAATATTATTTGAAGATTATACTTAAAAAGGAGGCCAAATTAGCTTGGCTTAACACAGATGTATTTCTATCGTACGATATAAGGCTAAAGAAATGA
- a CDS encoding pyridoxal phosphate-dependent aminotransferase: protein MSRSKLNARINRIEPSMTIGISAKAKDLCAAGLDVLSFSAGEPDFDTPDNIKIAAIKATVDGFTKYTAAGGINELRDAVVEKEKRRNGLDYKRENICISVGAKHALFNIAAVMLEEGDEIIIPAPYWVTYEAIAKYVGAKPVIIETKEENGFIPTHEDWEKAITPNTKMILINNPSNPTGATYEKSDLEFIAKLAEKHDLWIISDEIYEDIVFDGYNPVSIATLSDYAYERTLVVNGISKTYSMTGWRIGYTCGDSEVVAAMIKLQSQSTSNPTSIAQMAALEALRGPQDSVEKMRTKFEERRNFIVNALNSIDGITCFNPKGAFYVFPNISAFFGREYEGKKITGSMKFAELLLEHALIAVVPGIAFGDDRFMRFSFATSLENLKEGVERLKKFVEKIK from the coding sequence ATGAGTAGGTCGAAGCTTAATGCAAGAATCAACAGAATTGAGCCTTCCATGACTATAGGTATCAGTGCGAAGGCCAAAGATCTTTGTGCTGCTGGTTTAGATGTTTTGAGTTTTTCTGCTGGAGAACCGGATTTTGATACCCCAGATAATATAAAAATAGCAGCCATCAAAGCTACTGTTGATGGTTTCACAAAATATACTGCAGCAGGTGGTATAAACGAGCTTAGGGATGCTGTTGTTGAGAAGGAAAAAAGAAGGAACGGACTTGATTATAAAAGAGAGAATATCTGTATCTCTGTAGGTGCAAAGCATGCTTTATTTAACATAGCTGCTGTTATGCTTGAAGAAGGTGATGAGATCATAATTCCTGCGCCTTACTGGGTTACTTATGAAGCTATAGCAAAATATGTTGGAGCAAAACCCGTTATTATTGAAACAAAAGAGGAGAACGGATTTATACCAACTCATGAGGATTGGGAGAAGGCTATTACTCCAAACACAAAAATGATTCTTATTAATAACCCTTCAAACCCAACAGGTGCCACCTACGAGAAAAGTGATTTGGAATTCATAGCTAAATTGGCTGAGAAACACGATTTGTGGATAATATCCGATGAGATTTATGAGGATATTGTTTTTGATGGGTATAACCCTGTTAGCATAGCTACACTTTCCGATTATGCATACGAAAGAACACTTGTTGTGAACGGTATAAGCAAAACATACTCCATGACCGGCTGGAGAATAGGATATACATGCGGTGATTCGGAAGTTGTAGCTGCTATGATAAAGCTTCAGTCTCAAAGCACATCAAATCCAACATCAATAGCCCAAATGGCTGCCTTGGAAGCTTTAAGGGGTCCTCAAGATAGTGTCGAGAAGATGAGAACTAAATTTGAGGAAAGAAGGAACTTTATTGTTAATGCACTGAATTCGATAGACGGTATTACATGTTTTAACCCTAAGGGTGCATTTTATGTGTTCCCCAACATATCGGCTTTCTTTGGAAGGGAATATGAGGGTAAAAAGATAACAGGCTCGATGAAATTTGCTGAGTTATTGCTTGAACATGCTTTGATAGCGGTTGTTCCAGGAATAGCCTTTGGCGATGATAGGTTTATGAGATTTTCATTTGCTACAAGCCTTGAAAACCTAAAAGAAGGAGTAGAAAGGTTAAAGAAGTTTGTTGAGAAAATTAAGTAA
- a CDS encoding fibronectin type III domain-containing protein, whose protein sequence is MKRAFLFLLVFIFMWGCIPQTKQTVITSLPIVEGLKTHSGIRSVGLSWKPVLDKRVKGYVVFRSSSPTGEFKQITKISNKLKTTYEDTGGFLKHLEDNAIYYYKIAVYSDSGIGPSSQVVEGKTLPPPNSPKQISATSGLARMVVIKWYPPQDDTVVAYNIYRSINPKGPFKKVGRVNGYVNTIYIDKGLKDGSTYYYSVVSVNYKGVEGDILAVAKATTKFKPAPPRNLSAKPSGAGKLTIYWWPSITADVVKYRIYRGSTKGSLGLVGEVPSDNLSYIDSGLSPGKTYYYYLTSVDKDGIESLPTKIYSFETKPLPEPPTGISVKQVGHAVVISWSKASPDTVKYEVFRRHFVILTRKIAETENTYYTDNEVSPNTTYYYYIKAVDKYGQESPPSPEVKIKVR, encoded by the coding sequence ATGAAAAGGGCGTTTTTGTTTTTATTGGTTTTTATTTTTATGTGGGGATGTATACCTCAAACTAAACAGACCGTTATAACCTCACTTCCTATAGTTGAGGGACTAAAAACCCACAGTGGAATCAGGAGTGTTGGGTTGAGTTGGAAACCTGTTTTGGATAAAAGAGTTAAGGGTTATGTAGTTTTTAGGTCAAGCTCCCCTACGGGTGAGTTTAAGCAGATTACCAAGATAAGCAATAAACTAAAAACAACATATGAGGATACAGGCGGTTTTTTGAAACATCTTGAGGATAATGCTATTTACTATTATAAGATTGCTGTTTATTCTGATAGTGGCATAGGCCCATCAAGTCAGGTAGTTGAAGGAAAAACCCTGCCTCCGCCAAACTCACCAAAACAAATCAGTGCAACCTCTGGATTAGCTAGGATGGTTGTAATAAAATGGTATCCACCTCAGGATGATACTGTTGTGGCGTATAATATTTATAGATCCATAAACCCTAAAGGCCCGTTCAAAAAGGTTGGGCGAGTAAATGGTTATGTGAATACAATATATATAGACAAAGGACTAAAAGACGGTTCAACCTATTACTACTCTGTCGTTTCTGTAAATTATAAAGGTGTGGAGGGTGATATTTTAGCTGTTGCTAAGGCTACAACAAAATTCAAACCAGCACCACCGAGGAACCTTTCAGCTAAACCCAGCGGCGCAGGAAAGCTTACTATTTATTGGTGGCCCAGCATAACGGCTGATGTAGTGAAATATAGGATATACAGAGGTTCCACAAAGGGCTCTTTAGGTCTTGTTGGTGAGGTGCCGTCGGATAATTTAAGCTATATCGACTCTGGCTTGAGTCCTGGTAAGACATATTACTATTACTTAACCAGTGTTGATAAGGACGGTATAGAGAGCCTACCAACAAAAATATATAGTTTTGAAACCAAGCCTCTACCAGAACCCCCAACCGGTATATCGGTAAAACAGGTGGGACATGCGGTTGTTATAAGCTGGTCTAAAGCATCTCCTGATACAGTTAAATATGAGGTTTTTAGAAGGCATTTTGTTATTTTAACCCGTAAGATAGCAGAGACTGAAAATACTTACTACACAGACAACGAGGTATCGCCCAACACCACATATTATTACTATATTAAAGCTGTTGATAAATACGGTCAAGAAAGTCCACCATCTCCAGAGGTTAAGATAAAGGTTCGCTGA